The following DNA comes from Bacteroidales bacterium.
TCGCCTATGATATATATATCTTTAGCGTTTGGTGCCCACTCACGCAAAACCCATCCGCCATTTTTTGTTCTGTGTAAACCAAAGTAGAGATAACCACTTGCAAAATCAGACAAGGTTGATTTACCTCCTGTAAGTTCTTTAATTTTATTTAATACTCGGTTGTGGCGTCCCTCAATTATTTGAGCAAAAGGCTCTAACCACGCATCTTTTTTTACTATGTCGAGTTCCATAACGCTGTATGTTATTGGTTTATATTTTCACTTTTATAACGGCTTTACGAAGCACTCCCTTTGCAATACCTGGAGCGTGAGCATCTTCGGGGAAGAACACCACACACTCACTTGGATGAAGCGTAATATACGAAGTTGCCTCATCATCAAAGAAAGCAATATCATCCGCCTCGTTATATAGTTGCGAAGGAGCGGTAAGATTATCTACACTTCTCCACCCCAAACTCTCGGTGGTTGAGAATGGCATCTGAATATCGATGTACTTTATGTGTGTTTCAAGTTTTGCAACGTCTCGAGTTTTACCATCAAACTCTTGCATCGATATAAATACTTCATCACCGTCCACATCGTTTCTCCCAAGTGGCAAACTCTCTATATCGTTGTTTTTCAAAAACTCCACAACCTTTGCAAAGTTTTTGTTTAACGAAACATATCTCTCTAAATCTTTAATTGCACAAACTATCATAATTTCAGTTGTTAGTTGTCGACTAAAGCCGCCCCTACGGGGTAGTTGTTAGTTGTTAGCCTAATTGGAGCAATAAAAATAAAATCCACTACTCTTTACTAATTAAGTATTATATTCGCAAATATAACATTTATATTCTTTTTGGCAAAAGAATAAGGGCTATTTTAATGAATAAAAAGTATAAATCTCCTATTCAATTCTTCTACTATAAAATAATAGTTTAAATAGTTAATTAAATAGGCGTAAATCTGCACTAGCCAATAAGTGATATTTGAGCATAATTATCGGGCATTTGGTTTCTTATTCTCCACTCTTGAGGGTATAGATTGTTGGCTCTGTTGCCTACGCACTTAGCCCACCCTAATGGGCAACCATTATATGTAACAAGTGCAATACCTCGCTGTTGCTCGGTAAGTGCCATAGCCTCACGGCGGAGATATGAGATTGCCTCTTTGTAATCGACCTCAATTTTAGAGACCTCCGCCATATTTAGTTCAACCGATTGCGATAGTGCGTGGTGGGGTATATAATCTTTTCCCTTATCGGTTACTGCAACCGATATTCCACAATGGAAGATATTAAACTTATCCATCAAGAGGAGCATATCTTTACACTCTGGCGAGAGGGCCACAACTGCATCTTTTAGGAGGGTGTATTCAAATTTTGTACTATCTTTTAATAGTGGTTTCAAATTGTTCGGCAGGGGTATGGTTTTGAGTTTTGTTTTACCCATTTTCAAAGGGCGGTAATCCCCTTCGGGTTTTTGCATAGCGGTAACAGTAAATCCCTCGCCCACTGCTTTGTGTGGCATAAAACGATAGAAAGGCACACTACCTTTTAATGCTCGTGTTACTCCCCAACTCTCATCCAACTCAACCTCCTCCATAGGCTCTGCTCCAAACTCATCAACCATAAATTGAGCCATCTCTTCATTCTCCTCCAAGTTGAATGTACAGGTGCTATATATTATTACTCCTCCTGGTTTTAGGGCAGACCAAACATCAGAGAGA
Coding sequences within:
- a CDS encoding rRNA cytosine-C5-methyltransferase: MKLPADFITRMRPLLGEDFDRFAEALSASQPVSIRVNPLKCSRVPVDAERVGWSSNGYYLKQRPSFTFDPLFHSGCYYVQEASSMFVEQLLKRFVDKPVRLLDLCAAPGGKTTLSLATLPQGSIVVANEYVTQRARVLAENVTKWGYSNAIVTNNTPADYGKLHHTFDVIVVDAPCSGEGMFRKDEEAVAQWSIDNVSLCVERQKSILSDVWSALKPGGVIIYSTCTFNLEENEEMAQFMVDEFGAEPMEEVELDESWGVTRALKGSVPFYRFMPHKAVGEGFTVTAMQKPEGDYRPLKMGKTKLKTIPLPNNLKPLLKDSTKFEYTLLKDAVVALSPECKDMLLLMDKFNIFHCGISVAVTDKGKDYIPHHALSQSVELNMAEVSKIEVDYKEAISYLRREAMALTEQQRGIALVTYNGCPLGWAKCVGNRANNLYPQEWRIRNQMPDNYAQISLIG
- a CDS encoding YhcH/YjgK/YiaL family protein, giving the protein MIVCAIKDLERYVSLNKNFAKVVEFLKNNDIESLPLGRNDVDGDEVFISMQEFDGKTRDVAKLETHIKYIDIQMPFSTTESLGWRSVDNLTAPSQLYNEADDIAFFDDEATSYITLHPSECVVFFPEDAHAPGIAKGVLRKAVIKVKI